One region of Paenibacillus antri genomic DNA includes:
- a CDS encoding PDGLE domain-containing protein, with translation MTKRNVAWWLVVAFVVAGGVSLLASSHPDGFEKAGEETGYIHTATNLLSSPLPDYSVPGIDSWLSSSLAGIVGVALTFGVFMALSRVLARKSSR, from the coding sequence ATGACGAAACGGAACGTCGCATGGTGGCTGGTCGTCGCCTTCGTCGTCGCGGGCGGCGTGTCGCTGCTCGCCTCCTCGCATCCCGACGGCTTCGAGAAGGCCGGGGAAGAAACGGGCTACATTCACACGGCCACCAACCTGTTGTCCTCCCCGTTGCCCGACTATTCGGTGCCGGGGATCGATTCGTGGCTGTCGTCGAGCCTCGCGGGCATCGTCGGCGTCGCGCTTACGTTCGGCGTATTTATGGCGCTCAGCCGCGTCTTGGCCCGCAAGTCGTCCCGATGA
- a CDS encoding energy-coupling factor ABC transporter permease produces MHIPDGILSPAVWTAATAASALVLAGSVRHSKRTLEHRAVPVMGAMAAFIFASQMVNFPLLGAATSGHLIGGALSAILFGFWPATLIMTTVVAIQAIVFQDGGITALGANVFLMAIAAPAVATLVHKALKSFRVPMAVSGFVAAWCSVVAVSIVGAALLAWSGVIGFAPAAASLLFWHAFIGIGEGLITAVVIPFALRSSFHFAAKEGLGA; encoded by the coding sequence ATGCATATTCCCGACGGTATTTTAAGCCCGGCGGTGTGGACGGCGGCGACCGCGGCGTCCGCGCTCGTGCTCGCGGGCAGCGTGCGCCACTCCAAGCGGACGCTGGAGCACCGGGCGGTGCCCGTGATGGGCGCCATGGCGGCGTTCATCTTCGCTTCGCAGATGGTGAACTTCCCGCTGCTCGGCGCGGCGACGTCCGGCCACTTGATCGGCGGCGCGCTCAGCGCGATCCTCTTCGGCTTCTGGCCCGCGACGCTCATCATGACGACCGTCGTCGCCATCCAGGCGATCGTCTTCCAGGACGGCGGCATCACCGCGCTCGGCGCCAACGTCTTCCTCATGGCGATCGCCGCGCCCGCGGTCGCGACGCTCGTACATAAAGCATTGAAGTCGTTCCGCGTCCCGATGGCCGTCTCCGGCTTCGTCGCCGCTTGGTGCTCCGTCGTCGCCGTATCGATCGTCGGCGCCGCGCTGCTCGCGTGGTCCGGCGTCATCGGTTTCGCGCCGGCCGCGGCGTCGCTCTTGTTCTGGCACGCGTTCATCGGCATCGGCGAAGGTCTGATCACGGCCGTCGTCATTCCGTTCGCGCTGCGGTCTTCGTTCCATTTCGCGGCGAAGGAGGGACTCGGCGCATGA
- a CDS encoding energy-coupling factor transporter transmembrane component T family protein, translating to MISVIRDPRLRVVALFGALALGVSVERWQTAWGFVALGFVWLAAGGVPGRLFWRRARLVLPLLAFMFVFFPWAYGAEGWEKAGLYAGRLLFAVQTLSLTFHGLPAPAFFQTLLRLKVPSIFVEMALFTLRYIDVFRAEASSMLRGLRSRGYRAASRWFSPATYVVLSKLLGSLLLRAFRRSERVYLGMLSRGYRGVVPVRELPPHAFGDAWKAAWMAGAALALFVWEKV from the coding sequence ATGATCTCCGTCATCCGGGACCCGCGGCTGCGGGTCGTCGCATTGTTCGGCGCGCTCGCCCTCGGCGTGTCGGTCGAACGGTGGCAGACCGCATGGGGGTTCGTTGCACTAGGATTCGTATGGCTGGCGGCGGGCGGGGTGCCTGGCCGCCTTTTTTGGCGGCGAGCGAGGCTCGTTCTGCCCTTGCTCGCCTTTATGTTTGTGTTTTTTCCATGGGCGTACGGCGCGGAAGGATGGGAGAAGGCGGGACTGTACGCGGGCCGGCTGCTGTTCGCGGTGCAGACGCTCTCCTTGACGTTCCACGGTTTGCCCGCACCGGCGTTCTTCCAGACGCTGCTCCGGCTGAAGGTGCCGTCGATCTTCGTCGAGATGGCGCTCTTCACGCTTCGGTATATCGACGTCTTCCGGGCGGAGGCGTCGTCCATGCTGCGCGGGCTGCGGAGCCGAGGCTACCGCGCCGCTTCCCGATGGTTTTCCCCGGCGACGTACGTCGTCTTGTCCAAGCTGCTCGGTTCGCTTCTGCTGCGGGCGTTCCGACGTTCGGAGCGCGTCTACCTCGGCATGCTGTCCCGGGGTTATCGCGGCGTCGTGCCCGTTCGCGAGCTGCCGCCGCACGCGTTCGGCGACGCGTGGAAGGCCGCCTGGATGGCGGGCGCGGCGCTGGCGTTATTCGTATGGGAGAAGGTATAG
- a CDS encoding energy-coupling factor ABC transporter ATP-binding protein translates to MSHPPILEFADVTYRYRDDRAALSGVSFAIREGRRTAIVGANGAGKSTAVFHMNGLFRPTSGEVRFKGQPLDAKRRGRMTEHVGVVFQDPDDQIVSLTVLEDVAFAPAQRGIAPAEAERLARDCLAALGIERLADRNPSDLSYGQRKTVAIAGVLAMDAEVVVFDEPMAFLDPAGKKELRRLMDDLADRGKTVVVTTHDMQLVAEWAEDVVVMKGGTCLGVMSPPELFANREMLAETNLELPPLAELASALWTGNPRDMPIRLDDMLAWLGDRLN, encoded by the coding sequence ATGTCGCACCCCCCCATCCTCGAATTCGCGGATGTGACCTACCGATACCGCGACGATCGCGCGGCGCTGTCCGGCGTCTCCTTCGCCATACGCGAAGGGCGCAGGACGGCGATCGTCGGCGCGAACGGCGCCGGCAAGTCGACGGCCGTCTTCCATATGAACGGCCTGTTCCGTCCGACCTCCGGCGAGGTGCGGTTCAAGGGACAGCCGCTCGACGCGAAGCGGCGCGGCCGCATGACGGAGCATGTCGGCGTCGTGTTCCAAGACCCGGACGATCAGATCGTCTCGCTTACCGTGCTCGAGGACGTCGCGTTCGCGCCCGCGCAGCGCGGCATCGCCCCGGCCGAAGCGGAGCGCCTCGCGCGCGACTGCCTTGCGGCGCTCGGCATCGAACGGCTCGCCGATCGGAATCCGAGCGACTTGAGCTACGGCCAGCGGAAGACGGTCGCGATCGCGGGCGTGCTCGCGATGGACGCCGAGGTCGTCGTCTTCGACGAGCCGATGGCGTTCCTCGACCCCGCGGGCAAGAAGGAGCTGCGCCGATTGATGGACGACCTGGCGGATCGCGGCAAGACGGTCGTCGTCACGACCCACGATATGCAGCTCGTCGCGGAATGGGCCGAAGACGTCGTCGTCATGAAAGGCGGAACGTGCCTCGGCGTCATGTCGCCGCCGGAGCTGTTCGCGAACCGCGAGATGCTCGCGGAGACGAATCTCGAGCTGCCACCGCTCGCCGAGCTGGCTTCGGCGCTATGGACCGGCAACCCTAGGGACATGCCGATCCGGCTGGACGACATGCTCGCTTGGCTGGGCGATCGCCTGAACTGA